The following are from one region of the Nicotiana tomentosiformis chromosome 7, ASM39032v3, whole genome shotgun sequence genome:
- the LOC104088397 gene encoding putative BPI/LBP family protein At1g04970 isoform X2, with amino-acid sequence MADYIFSFFLSLILISSTNHVKSNEEGYITVDISNKGLDFAKEFLVQMAESSLVPLDLPKIEKSKHIPIIGTVHMGLSNITVDKIHVISSTVKAGDTGIVISVSGATANMTMNWEYSYTNWWLPIPITDNGEASIQVEGMDVGISFNLTNNQGSLMLSPLDCGCSVKDISIKLDGGASWLYQGLLDAFEVRLTSAVENAISKKLKEGIVKLDSLLQSLPKEIPIRNIAALNVTFVGNPQLRDTSLTLSINGLISAKDAYSAFSYHHLEHLLASLEHLLASVPVRDPASMVTISLHEKVLVSASSVYYDANKMHWIVDKVPEQSLLNTAEWRFIIPQLYRQYPNADMTLNVTIFSPPNLKIKEHQIDVTVHADVVINVLNSGEVTPVACFSTAVSGSASAWFTNNNLAGSIGLDEFFLSLKWSRIGNLHVNLVR; translated from the exons ATGGCAGACTATATCTTCTCCTTTTTTCTATCTTTAATCCTTATTTCTTCAACTAACCATGTTAAATCCAATGAAGAAGGCTACATCACAGTGGACATATCAAATAAGGGTCTTGATTTTGCGAAGGAGTTTCTAGTACAAATGGCTGAGTCTTCATTAGTTCCCCTTGACCTGCCTAAAATTGAGAAATCCAAACATATTCCTATTATTGGTACAGTTCATATGGGTCTTTCTAATATCACTGTCGATAAAATCCATGTAATTTCGTCCACTGTTAAAGCTGGTGATACGGGTATAGTTATTAGTGTTTCTGGTGCCACTGCCAATATGACCATGAATTGGGAATATTCTTATACCAACTGGTGGCTTCCTATTCCTATTACTGATAATGGAGAAGCTTCCATTCAG GTTGAAGGTATGGATGTTGGAATTTCTTTCAATCTGACGAATAACCAAGGATCACTTATGCTTTCTCCCCTGGACTGTGGATGTTCGGTGAAAGATATATCGATAAAGTTGGATGGTGGAGCATCCTGGCTATATCAAGG GTTGCTGGACGCTTTTGAAGTTAGATTAACTTCCGCTGTAGAAAACGCTATTTCAAAGAAATTGAAAGAAGGGATTGTAAAGCTTGATTCTTTATTGCAGTCCCTACCAAAGGAAATTCCAATAAGAAATATTGCTGCTTTAAATGTCACCTTTGTTGGCAACCCACAATTGCGAGACACTTCTCTTACTCTTTCAATTAATGGGTTAATTAGTGCCAAGGACGCATATTCGGCATTTTCTTACCATCATCTGGAACACTTATTAGCGTCTCTAGAACACTTATTAGCGTCAGTTCCTGTGAGGGATCCGGCAAGCATGGTTACTATTTCCTTGCATGAAAAAGTTTTAGTGTCCGCATCATCTGTTTACTATGAT GCCAACAAAATGCACTGGATTGTTGACAAAGTACCTGAACAGTCCTTGTTAAACACTGCTGAATGGAGGTTCATCATCCCGCAACTTTACAGGCAATATCCAAATGCTGACATGACTCTGAATGTTACCATATTTTCCCCGCCCAATCTGAAAATTAAAGAACATCAGATTGATGTGACAGTTCATGCAGATGTCGTGATTAATGTTTTGAATTCAGGTGAAGTGACACCAGTTGCTTGCTTTTCAACG GCAGTCAGTGGTTCAGCTTCTGCATGGTTTACCAACAATAATCTTGCCGGAAGTATTGGATTAGATGAATTCTTTTTATCTTTAAAATGGAGTAGAATTGGCAATTTGCACGTGAATCTAGTCCGG tga
- the LOC104088393 gene encoding uncharacterized protein isoform X2, whose translation MDSTAGIESDQKRPADDRGFEIPVSKKARRGMMMIRNVKEVAEMVLVLSALGKMRGSRGPTAAEKEMAAEARDRLAEVCLKFGPKDVFPSDAFGGVIEDLGLNKLKEQSLGIWPPKISIAEKLLLAKRKMEKTQEFSLPSASYSSQRSQTAVGTAAESHNASQTKMFPQPSQTVNSSGSFQPVSSLGHGTPVSSASLPYQLPTSEVRPSISDGVVSGNLARDSSSPAPPGVGRPHFRMDGRPSGSSHTLQVQATGNHSTVRTPTWSVQPASVSSVKLGADNKVTPHATIKVEGGAEVRSTMVPQTISRRFITQSTTGNVPSVYPHLQGASTIQAPPPSNTHSEIGKLVQKFLQPLLPERLAWTAPSRDYMNKTLTCQMCRSTTNEVDNVLVCDACEKGYHLKCLQTTNQKSIPRGEWHCGKCLAITNGKPLPPKYGRVMRNINASKMPTIAAGVQSSPDRKGFGPKEKVSQLNIMGNGNVTLQNSTTIGITNNLNHLPSGPKMENDKRIGGADYMSIKGNMESKVSSATYSTNLTSGNCLNNLSVSSSDNCLSPPAHPLVHRSLEEKVVEVKTLPPAKCETVSKSCDLSQPFNHLQANDHARLANTIEIPSQQFPGSQSMVSDSKESSARASLANSSSDECKREDQGGGRTNPDETPIASNGDTECVSSTSDLFHTVDWIGNVLQVADEKHYYQSCRHNGFIYNVQEYALIRFEDERLIPSKLVAMWEDIKAGKKWVTVNRCYFPRDLPQGVGRPCSLESNEVYLSNCSSTVMAGQIEGPCEVLPSSKFNEERERVSRLETRSNGGLRPLYICKWIYDESKGLFRDVSC comes from the exons ATGGATTCAACGGCTGGGATTGAATCTGATCAGAAAAGGCCAGCGGACGATCGAGGATTCGAAATCCCGGTTTCTAAGAAGGCGCGGCGGGGAATGATGATGATTAGGAATGTGAAGGAAGTGGCTGAGATGGTGCTTGTACTCTCTGCTTTAGGGAAGATGAGGGGAAGTAGGGGTCCCACTGCTGCTGAGAAGGAGATGGCGGCAGAGGCCAGGGACAGATTGGCTGAGGTGTGCTTGAAATTTGGGCCCAAGGATGTGTTTCCGAGTGATGCTTTTGGAGGTGTTATTGAGGATCTTGGGCTTAATAAGCTGAAGGAACAGAGTTTAGGAATTTGGCCTCCCAAAATATCTATTGCTGAGAAGCTACTCCTCGCCAAAAGAAAG ATGGAAAAGACACAGGAATTTTCTCTACCTTCTGCCAGCTATTCATCTCAAAGGTCTCAAACTGCAGTGGGTACAGCAGCTGAAAGCCATAATGCATCACAAACTAAAATGTTTCCTCAACCAAGTCAAACGGTAAATTCATCAGGAAGCTTCCAACCTGTTTCATCTTTGGGACATGGAACTCCTGTAAGTTCTGCATCTTTACCCTATCAGCTGCCTACCAGTGAGGTCAGGCCTTCAATCTCCGATGGAGTGGTCTCTGGTAATCTTGCAAGGGATTCTTCTTCACCAGCACCTCCCGGAGTTGGAAGACCACATTTCCGAATGGATGGACGACCAAGTGGATCTTCCCATACTTTGCAAGTTCAAG CTACTGGCAATCATTCAACTGTCAGAACTCCAACTTGGTCGGTGCAACCTGCATCAGTTTCTTCAGTAAAACTTGGGGCAGATAACAAGGTGACGCCACATGCAACTATTAAAGTTGAGGGAGGTGCTGAGGTTAGGTCAACGATGGTACCACAAACAATATCTAGGCGATTTATTACTCAGAGCACAACTGGAAATGTACCAAGCGTATACCCTCATTTACAAGGCGCAAGCACTATTCAGGCTCCTCCTCCGAGCAATACTCATTCTGAGATTGGCAAGCTTGTTCAGAAGTTTTTACAACCCCTGCTTCCCGAGCGGCTTGCATGGACTGCACCATCCCGTGATTACATGAATAAGACTTTGACTTGCCAAATGTGCAGGTCAACAACAAATGAGGTTGACAATGTACTTGTCTGTGATGCTTGTGAAAAAGGCTATCACTTAAAATGTCTTCAAACAACAAATCAAAAAAGTATTCCTAGAGGGGAATGGCATTGTGGAAAGTGCTTGGCGATAACCAATGGCAAGCCTCTGCCCCCTAAATATGGCCGTGTGATGCGGAACATCAACGCCTCTAAAATGCCTACAATTGCAGCTGGGGTTCAATCATCTCCAGATAGAAAAGGCTTTGGTCCGAAAGAGAAGGTTAGTCAGTTGAACATTATGGGGAATGGAAATGTTACATTGCAGAATTCCACTACCATTGGTATAACAAATAATCTTAACCATCTACCATCTGGGCCAAAGATGGAAAATGACAAAAGAATAGGGGGAGCTGATTATATGTCCATTAAAGGAAATATGGAGAGTAAAGTTTCTTCCGCAACCTATTCAACTAATTTGACTTCCGGAAACTGTTTAAATAATTTATCAGTATCTTCCAGTGATAACTGTCTCTCTCCTCCTGCTCACCCATTGGTTCATAGATCTTTGGAAGAGAAGGTGGTTGAGGTGAAAACTCTGCCTCCTGCAAAATGCGAAACAGTTTCCAAGTCATGTGATCTCTCACAACCCTTCAATCACCTACAGGCCAATGACCATGCACGACTAGCAAATACTATAGAGATACCTTCCCAGCAGTTTCCTGGTAGTCAGTCCATGGTTAGTGATTCCAAGGAATCTAGTGCTAGAGCAAGTTTAGCTAATAGTTCAAGTGATGAATGTAAACGAGAAGATCAAGGTGGTGGACGGACAAATCCTGACGAAACTCCTATTGCCAGTAATGGGGATACTGAATGTGTTAGCTCTACATCGGACCTCTTTCATACCGTTGATTGGATTGGCAATGTGCTTCAAGTTGCAGATGAGAAACATTATTACCAATCTTGTCGCCATAATGGGTTCATATACAATGTTCAGGAATATGCTCTTATTCGGTTTGAGGATGAGAGATTGATTCCTTCAAAGCTTGTG GCTATGTGGGAGGATATAAAAGCAGGAAAGAAATGGGTTACTGTCAATCGGTGTTACTTCCCAAGGGACTTGCCACAGGGCGTTGGCCGCCCATGTAGCTTGGAAAGCAATGAG GTTTATTTGTCTAATTGTAGTAGCACTGTGATGGCTGGCCAGATAGAAGGTCCGTGCGAAGTACTTCCTTCGAGCAAGTTTAATGAAGAAAGAGAGAGGGTATCTCGCCTAGAAACAAGGTCTAATGGTGGATTACGGCCTCTCTACATATGCAA ATGGATTTATGATGAATCGAAAGGGCTATTCCGTGACGTTTCCTGTTGA
- the LOC104088397 gene encoding putative BPI/LBP family protein At1g04970 isoform X1: MADYIFSFFLSLILISSTNHVKSNEEGYITVDISNKGLDFAKEFLVQMAESSLVPLDLPKIEKSKHIPIIGTVHMGLSNITVDKIHVISSTVKAGDTGIVISVSGATANMTMNWEYSYTNWWLPIPITDNGEASIQVEGMDVGISFNLTNNQGSLMLSPLDCGCSVKDISIKLDGGASWLYQGLLDAFEVRLTSAVENAISKKLKEGIVKLDSLLQSLPKEIPIRNIAALNVTFVGNPQLRDTSLTLSINGLISAKDAYSAFSYHHLEHLLASLEHLLASVPVRDPASMVTISLHEKVLVSASSVYYDANKMHWIVDKVPEQSLLNTAEWRFIIPQLYRQYPNADMTLNVTIFSPPNLKIKEHQIDVTVHADVVINVLNSGEVTPVACFSTAVSGSASAWFTNNNLAGSIGLDEFFLSLKWSRIGNLHVNLVRVLMSTALRTVILPYINLKLSRGYSLPTFHGYMLQNAKILCSDSWIKICSDVGPVKQLSIS, translated from the exons ATGGCAGACTATATCTTCTCCTTTTTTCTATCTTTAATCCTTATTTCTTCAACTAACCATGTTAAATCCAATGAAGAAGGCTACATCACAGTGGACATATCAAATAAGGGTCTTGATTTTGCGAAGGAGTTTCTAGTACAAATGGCTGAGTCTTCATTAGTTCCCCTTGACCTGCCTAAAATTGAGAAATCCAAACATATTCCTATTATTGGTACAGTTCATATGGGTCTTTCTAATATCACTGTCGATAAAATCCATGTAATTTCGTCCACTGTTAAAGCTGGTGATACGGGTATAGTTATTAGTGTTTCTGGTGCCACTGCCAATATGACCATGAATTGGGAATATTCTTATACCAACTGGTGGCTTCCTATTCCTATTACTGATAATGGAGAAGCTTCCATTCAG GTTGAAGGTATGGATGTTGGAATTTCTTTCAATCTGACGAATAACCAAGGATCACTTATGCTTTCTCCCCTGGACTGTGGATGTTCGGTGAAAGATATATCGATAAAGTTGGATGGTGGAGCATCCTGGCTATATCAAGG GTTGCTGGACGCTTTTGAAGTTAGATTAACTTCCGCTGTAGAAAACGCTATTTCAAAGAAATTGAAAGAAGGGATTGTAAAGCTTGATTCTTTATTGCAGTCCCTACCAAAGGAAATTCCAATAAGAAATATTGCTGCTTTAAATGTCACCTTTGTTGGCAACCCACAATTGCGAGACACTTCTCTTACTCTTTCAATTAATGGGTTAATTAGTGCCAAGGACGCATATTCGGCATTTTCTTACCATCATCTGGAACACTTATTAGCGTCTCTAGAACACTTATTAGCGTCAGTTCCTGTGAGGGATCCGGCAAGCATGGTTACTATTTCCTTGCATGAAAAAGTTTTAGTGTCCGCATCATCTGTTTACTATGAT GCCAACAAAATGCACTGGATTGTTGACAAAGTACCTGAACAGTCCTTGTTAAACACTGCTGAATGGAGGTTCATCATCCCGCAACTTTACAGGCAATATCCAAATGCTGACATGACTCTGAATGTTACCATATTTTCCCCGCCCAATCTGAAAATTAAAGAACATCAGATTGATGTGACAGTTCATGCAGATGTCGTGATTAATGTTTTGAATTCAGGTGAAGTGACACCAGTTGCTTGCTTTTCAACG GCAGTCAGTGGTTCAGCTTCTGCATGGTTTACCAACAATAATCTTGCCGGAAGTATTGGATTAGATGAATTCTTTTTATCTTTAAAATGGAGTAGAATTGGCAATTTGCACGTGAATCTAGTCCGG GTACTGATGTCAACTGCACTGAGGACTGTGATACTgccatacataaatttaaaacTTAGTAGAGGATATTCACTGCCTACGTTTCATGGATACATGCTTCAAAATGCTAAAATCCTGTGCAGTGATTCATGGATTAAGATTTGCAGTGATGTTGGACCAGTCAAACAATTAAGTATAAGTTAG
- the LOC104088393 gene encoding uncharacterized protein isoform X1, with protein sequence MDSTAGIESDQKRPADDRGFEIPVSKKARRGMMMIRNVKEVAEMVLVLSALGKMRGSRGPTAAEKEMAAEARDRLAEVCLKFGPKDVFPSDAFGGVIEDLGLNKLKEQSLGIWPPKISIAEKLLLAKRKMEKTQEFSLPSASYSSQRSQTAVGTAAESHNASQTKMFPQPSQTVNSSGSFQPVSSLGHGTPVSSASLPYQLPTSEVRPSISDGVVSGNLARDSSSPAPPGVGRPHFRMDGRPSGSSHTLQVQAYWYVAATGNHSTVRTPTWSVQPASVSSVKLGADNKVTPHATIKVEGGAEVRSTMVPQTISRRFITQSTTGNVPSVYPHLQGASTIQAPPPSNTHSEIGKLVQKFLQPLLPERLAWTAPSRDYMNKTLTCQMCRSTTNEVDNVLVCDACEKGYHLKCLQTTNQKSIPRGEWHCGKCLAITNGKPLPPKYGRVMRNINASKMPTIAAGVQSSPDRKGFGPKEKVSQLNIMGNGNVTLQNSTTIGITNNLNHLPSGPKMENDKRIGGADYMSIKGNMESKVSSATYSTNLTSGNCLNNLSVSSSDNCLSPPAHPLVHRSLEEKVVEVKTLPPAKCETVSKSCDLSQPFNHLQANDHARLANTIEIPSQQFPGSQSMVSDSKESSARASLANSSSDECKREDQGGGRTNPDETPIASNGDTECVSSTSDLFHTVDWIGNVLQVADEKHYYQSCRHNGFIYNVQEYALIRFEDERLIPSKLVAMWEDIKAGKKWVTVNRCYFPRDLPQGVGRPCSLESNEVYLSNCSSTVMAGQIEGPCEVLPSSKFNEERERVSRLETRSNGGLRPLYICKWIYDESKGLFRDVSC encoded by the exons ATGGATTCAACGGCTGGGATTGAATCTGATCAGAAAAGGCCAGCGGACGATCGAGGATTCGAAATCCCGGTTTCTAAGAAGGCGCGGCGGGGAATGATGATGATTAGGAATGTGAAGGAAGTGGCTGAGATGGTGCTTGTACTCTCTGCTTTAGGGAAGATGAGGGGAAGTAGGGGTCCCACTGCTGCTGAGAAGGAGATGGCGGCAGAGGCCAGGGACAGATTGGCTGAGGTGTGCTTGAAATTTGGGCCCAAGGATGTGTTTCCGAGTGATGCTTTTGGAGGTGTTATTGAGGATCTTGGGCTTAATAAGCTGAAGGAACAGAGTTTAGGAATTTGGCCTCCCAAAATATCTATTGCTGAGAAGCTACTCCTCGCCAAAAGAAAG ATGGAAAAGACACAGGAATTTTCTCTACCTTCTGCCAGCTATTCATCTCAAAGGTCTCAAACTGCAGTGGGTACAGCAGCTGAAAGCCATAATGCATCACAAACTAAAATGTTTCCTCAACCAAGTCAAACGGTAAATTCATCAGGAAGCTTCCAACCTGTTTCATCTTTGGGACATGGAACTCCTGTAAGTTCTGCATCTTTACCCTATCAGCTGCCTACCAGTGAGGTCAGGCCTTCAATCTCCGATGGAGTGGTCTCTGGTAATCTTGCAAGGGATTCTTCTTCACCAGCACCTCCCGGAGTTGGAAGACCACATTTCCGAATGGATGGACGACCAAGTGGATCTTCCCATACTTTGCAAGTTCAAG CTTATTGGTATGTAGCAGCTACTGGCAATCATTCAACTGTCAGAACTCCAACTTGGTCGGTGCAACCTGCATCAGTTTCTTCAGTAAAACTTGGGGCAGATAACAAGGTGACGCCACATGCAACTATTAAAGTTGAGGGAGGTGCTGAGGTTAGGTCAACGATGGTACCACAAACAATATCTAGGCGATTTATTACTCAGAGCACAACTGGAAATGTACCAAGCGTATACCCTCATTTACAAGGCGCAAGCACTATTCAGGCTCCTCCTCCGAGCAATACTCATTCTGAGATTGGCAAGCTTGTTCAGAAGTTTTTACAACCCCTGCTTCCCGAGCGGCTTGCATGGACTGCACCATCCCGTGATTACATGAATAAGACTTTGACTTGCCAAATGTGCAGGTCAACAACAAATGAGGTTGACAATGTACTTGTCTGTGATGCTTGTGAAAAAGGCTATCACTTAAAATGTCTTCAAACAACAAATCAAAAAAGTATTCCTAGAGGGGAATGGCATTGTGGAAAGTGCTTGGCGATAACCAATGGCAAGCCTCTGCCCCCTAAATATGGCCGTGTGATGCGGAACATCAACGCCTCTAAAATGCCTACAATTGCAGCTGGGGTTCAATCATCTCCAGATAGAAAAGGCTTTGGTCCGAAAGAGAAGGTTAGTCAGTTGAACATTATGGGGAATGGAAATGTTACATTGCAGAATTCCACTACCATTGGTATAACAAATAATCTTAACCATCTACCATCTGGGCCAAAGATGGAAAATGACAAAAGAATAGGGGGAGCTGATTATATGTCCATTAAAGGAAATATGGAGAGTAAAGTTTCTTCCGCAACCTATTCAACTAATTTGACTTCCGGAAACTGTTTAAATAATTTATCAGTATCTTCCAGTGATAACTGTCTCTCTCCTCCTGCTCACCCATTGGTTCATAGATCTTTGGAAGAGAAGGTGGTTGAGGTGAAAACTCTGCCTCCTGCAAAATGCGAAACAGTTTCCAAGTCATGTGATCTCTCACAACCCTTCAATCACCTACAGGCCAATGACCATGCACGACTAGCAAATACTATAGAGATACCTTCCCAGCAGTTTCCTGGTAGTCAGTCCATGGTTAGTGATTCCAAGGAATCTAGTGCTAGAGCAAGTTTAGCTAATAGTTCAAGTGATGAATGTAAACGAGAAGATCAAGGTGGTGGACGGACAAATCCTGACGAAACTCCTATTGCCAGTAATGGGGATACTGAATGTGTTAGCTCTACATCGGACCTCTTTCATACCGTTGATTGGATTGGCAATGTGCTTCAAGTTGCAGATGAGAAACATTATTACCAATCTTGTCGCCATAATGGGTTCATATACAATGTTCAGGAATATGCTCTTATTCGGTTTGAGGATGAGAGATTGATTCCTTCAAAGCTTGTG GCTATGTGGGAGGATATAAAAGCAGGAAAGAAATGGGTTACTGTCAATCGGTGTTACTTCCCAAGGGACTTGCCACAGGGCGTTGGCCGCCCATGTAGCTTGGAAAGCAATGAG GTTTATTTGTCTAATTGTAGTAGCACTGTGATGGCTGGCCAGATAGAAGGTCCGTGCGAAGTACTTCCTTCGAGCAAGTTTAATGAAGAAAGAGAGAGGGTATCTCGCCTAGAAACAAGGTCTAATGGTGGATTACGGCCTCTCTACATATGCAA ATGGATTTATGATGAATCGAAAGGGCTATTCCGTGACGTTTCCTGTTGA